A portion of the Pseudomonas synxantha BG33R genome contains these proteins:
- a CDS encoding dermonecrotic toxin domain-containing protein, whose translation MNVNSPTHQRPMEPSLPAEQAAPVRNVRSSDDADPVNQARKKFLDDGETEFLGDTLSAEGYQLVKAVVSPNKPGAPGVQVSTFAVDGAQSNDMMVIKRVPPTEDGPNFVLYMPEDDVTSFHEFKNAEEMTAWLKDVANDLTERKRFTQHFSNPEAPKQQERVNKQFGEFAAGDINAVVGSFGHERGDIFERLNKDASVPPAQVDELVRMQLYKLEPDGKAFYVGYRPDGEAIVYSYDAYGNLQGGGQKKDAKARRFYFVQNGLNQNQPLEPMTFNEFRKKITSVSLNNVRANDLMGLYDEFLKQLRSPGHGLATALKALSVPDNVANSIETILKDPIKGTLLELNHDNRIGKLFGVDKAEMDANLERVGSQIQSNIPHYGKWRERLESTADVIEQSVGTPELPTTEVRT comes from the coding sequence ATGAATGTGAATTCTCCTACCCATCAACGCCCGATGGAGCCCAGCCTACCAGCGGAACAGGCCGCGCCAGTTCGTAATGTGCGTTCATCCGATGATGCAGACCCGGTCAATCAGGCGCGTAAGAAGTTTCTGGATGATGGTGAAACCGAGTTCCTGGGCGACACCCTCAGCGCCGAGGGTTATCAGTTGGTGAAGGCTGTGGTCTCACCCAACAAACCGGGTGCGCCTGGGGTGCAGGTCTCGACATTCGCGGTTGATGGCGCTCAGTCCAATGACATGATGGTGATCAAGCGGGTGCCGCCTACCGAAGATGGGCCTAATTTCGTGCTGTATATGCCGGAAGATGACGTAACCTCGTTTCATGAGTTCAAAAATGCAGAGGAAATGACGGCCTGGCTCAAGGACGTAGCCAATGACCTGACTGAGCGAAAGCGATTTACCCAGCATTTTTCCAATCCTGAAGCACCCAAGCAGCAGGAACGGGTCAACAAGCAGTTCGGCGAGTTCGCAGCTGGTGATATTAATGCGGTCGTGGGTAGTTTCGGCCATGAGCGGGGGGATATTTTCGAGCGGTTGAACAAAGACGCTTCGGTCCCACCCGCTCAGGTCGACGAGCTGGTGCGAATGCAGCTCTATAAACTGGAACCAGATGGCAAGGCGTTTTATGTCGGGTATCGGCCAGATGGTGAGGCCATCGTCTATAGCTACGACGCTTATGGAAACTTGCAAGGCGGCGGCCAAAAAAAGGACGCCAAGGCGAGGAGATTTTATTTCGTCCAAAACGGGTTGAACCAAAACCAACCGCTTGAACCCATGACCTTCAATGAGTTCCGCAAGAAAATAACCAGTGTCTCCCTGAACAACGTGCGCGCTAATGACCTAATGGGTCTTTACGACGAGTTCCTGAAGCAACTCCGAAGTCCTGGGCATGGCCTGGCTACCGCGTTGAAAGCGCTGAGTGTTCCTGACAACGTGGCGAATTCCATCGAAACCATCCTGAAAGACCCCATCAAAGGAACACTGCTTGAATTGAATCACGATAATCGTATCGGCAAGCTGTTTGGTGTCGATAAGGCAGAGATGGATGCCAACTTGGAAAGGGTGGGCAGTCAAATCCAGAGCAACATCCCCCATTACGGTAAGTGGAGGGAAAGGCTGGAGAGCACAGCCGACGTTATTGAACAAAGCGTAGGTACGCCTGAATTACCGACGACCGAAGTCAGGACCTGA
- the hppD gene encoding 4-hydroxyphenylpyruvate dioxygenase, producing MTDQYENPMGLMGFEFIEFASPTPGTLEPIFEIMGFTKVATHRSKDVHLYRQGEINLILNNEPGSLAAYFAAEHGPSVCGMAFRVKDSQKAYNRALELGAQPIHIETGPMELNLPAIKGIGGSPLYLIDRFGEGNSIYDIDFVYLEGVDRNPVGAGLKVIDHLTHNVYRGRMIYWANFYEKLFNFREARYFDIKGEYTGLTSKAMSAPDGKIRIPLNEESSKGAGQIEEFLMQFNGEGIQHVAFLTDDLVKTWDALKKIGMRFMTAPPDTYYEMLEGRLPNHGEPVDQLQSRGILLDGSSVAGDKRLLLQIFSETLMGPVFFEFIQRKGDDGFGEGNFKALFESIERDQVRRGVLTAE from the coding sequence ATGACCGACCAATATGAAAACCCAATGGGCCTGATGGGCTTTGAATTTATCGAATTCGCATCGCCGACGCCTGGCACACTGGAGCCGATCTTCGAGATCATGGGCTTCACCAAGGTGGCGACCCACCGCTCCAAGGACGTGCACCTGTATCGCCAGGGCGAGATCAACCTGATCCTCAACAACGAACCCGGCAGTCTCGCCGCCTACTTCGCGGCCGAACATGGGCCGTCGGTGTGCGGCATGGCATTCCGCGTCAAGGACTCGCAAAAAGCCTACAACCGGGCCCTGGAACTGGGCGCCCAGCCGATTCATATTGAAACCGGGCCGATGGAGCTGAACCTGCCGGCGATCAAGGGCATCGGCGGTTCGCCGCTGTACCTGATCGACCGCTTCGGCGAAGGCAACTCGATCTATGACATCGATTTCGTCTATCTCGAAGGCGTTGACCGCAACCCGGTAGGCGCGGGTCTCAAGGTCATCGATCACCTGACCCATAACGTCTATCGCGGACGCATGATCTACTGGGCCAACTTCTACGAAAAACTGTTCAACTTCCGCGAAGCGCGCTATTTCGACATCAAGGGCGAATACACCGGCCTGACCTCCAAGGCCATGAGCGCACCGGATGGCAAGATCCGTATCCCGTTGAACGAAGAATCGTCCAAGGGCGCCGGGCAGATCGAAGAGTTCCTGATGCAGTTCAACGGCGAGGGCATCCAGCACGTGGCGTTCCTCACCGACGACCTGGTCAAAACCTGGGACGCGTTGAAGAAGATTGGCATGCGTTTTATGACCGCACCGCCAGACACTTACTACGAAATGCTGGAAGGCCGCCTGCCGAACCACGGCGAGCCGGTGGACCAGTTGCAATCGCGCGGCATCCTGCTGGATGGCTCCTCGGTTGCAGGCGATAAGCGCCTGCTGCTGCAGATCTTCTCGGAAACCCTGATGGGGCCGGTGTTCTTCGAATTCATCCAGCGCAAGGGCGACGATGGATTTGGCGAAGGCAATTTCAAGGCGCTGTTCGAGTCGATTGAGCGCGACCAGGTGCGTCGCGGCGTACTGACTGCCGAGTAA
- a CDS encoding EAL domain-containing protein, giving the protein MPLTSKGPRGRATRYVISATCGLLPILLGVAILYWQAERTLEQSTTQTAQEAVRQFDLMLDNTALAARDLLPLAGKPCDNAAKLALREQVTRRPFVRATTLSWQKNIYCSSLFGGDYQSPVNPDDYVDGRLWLMNGNPVTPDTALLVYRLVEGERGAFASIDSYHLTNALRLISRYAHLILQVGPNWLDADGKVHNDAVPVFAVAHHHLASARYHYSVEAGMPAGETWRYMQARYPAVFSLVAFFGVLAGILAHWLQKRSSAPTHELQRALSANEFIPYFQPVVRGDTRQWAGCEVLMRWKHPKEGLVRPDLFIPLAEDSGLIVPMTRALLRQTAVQLAPHAERFNPGFHIGVNITARHCQDLELVNDCQEFLAAFPPGQVTLVLELTERELIEPTETTRSLFDALHQLGVMIAIDDFGTGHSSLGYLRNFNVDYLKIDQSFVAMIGVDALSRHILDSIIELSAKLDLGIVAEGVETAEQCEYLVAQGVDFLQGYLFGKPLPCDEFIKSLGSR; this is encoded by the coding sequence ATGCCCCTGACCTCCAAAGGCCCACGAGGCCGAGCCACACGTTACGTCATCAGCGCAACCTGTGGACTGCTCCCGATTCTGCTGGGGGTCGCGATTCTTTACTGGCAAGCTGAACGCACACTTGAACAAAGCACCACACAAACAGCTCAGGAAGCAGTGCGCCAGTTTGATTTGATGCTCGACAATACCGCCCTCGCCGCCCGGGATTTGCTGCCATTGGCAGGTAAGCCGTGCGATAACGCGGCGAAACTGGCGCTGCGCGAACAAGTCACGCGCCGGCCGTTCGTACGCGCCACCACGTTGTCCTGGCAGAAAAACATTTATTGCAGCTCACTGTTTGGCGGCGACTACCAATCGCCGGTCAACCCGGACGACTATGTAGATGGCCGGTTGTGGTTGATGAATGGCAACCCTGTCACGCCAGATACTGCGTTACTGGTTTACCGCCTGGTGGAGGGTGAGCGAGGCGCGTTTGCCTCGATCGACAGCTACCACCTCACCAATGCCTTGCGCCTGATCAGTCGTTACGCCCACCTGATCTTGCAAGTCGGGCCCAATTGGCTGGATGCCGACGGCAAAGTGCATAACGACGCAGTGCCCGTGTTTGCCGTAGCCCATCATCACCTTGCATCCGCGCGCTATCACTACAGCGTCGAGGCCGGGATGCCTGCCGGAGAAACCTGGCGTTATATGCAGGCCCGCTATCCGGCGGTGTTCAGCCTGGTGGCGTTCTTTGGTGTGCTGGCTGGCATCCTCGCCCATTGGCTGCAAAAACGCTCGTCGGCACCCACCCACGAACTGCAACGTGCATTAAGCGCCAACGAATTTATCCCGTATTTCCAACCCGTGGTGCGCGGTGATACGCGTCAGTGGGCCGGTTGCGAAGTGCTGATGCGCTGGAAACATCCCAAAGAGGGGCTGGTGCGGCCAGATTTGTTTATTCCCCTGGCCGAAGACTCCGGCCTCATCGTGCCGATGACCCGCGCCCTGCTGCGCCAGACCGCCGTGCAACTGGCGCCCCATGCCGAACGCTTCAACCCCGGGTTTCATATTGGCGTGAACATTACCGCGCGGCATTGCCAGGACCTTGAACTGGTGAACGATTGCCAGGAGTTTCTCGCGGCCTTCCCGCCCGGCCAGGTCACCCTGGTACTGGAGCTGACCGAACGCGAACTGATCGAGCCCACCGAGACCACCCGGAGCCTGTTTGACGCCCTGCATCAGTTGGGGGTGATGATCGCGATCGATGACTTCGGCACCGGCCATTCCAGCCTCGGTTACTTGCGCAACTTCAATGTCGACTACTTGAAGATTGATCAGAGCTTTGTCGCCATGATTGGGGTGGATGCACTGTCACGGCATATTCTGGACAGCATCATAGAACTGTCAGCCAAGCTTGA
- the rarD gene encoding EamA family transporter RarD — MSKGVVLSVLASVLFAVMYYFTSLLTPLSGLEIFGWRMLLTVPCMTVFMIVSGEWRRVWELLRILAAKPRLIAGVLVSSALLGVQLWLFMWAPLNGRSLDVSVGYFLLPLTMVLTGRLVYGERLSRLQQIAVVFAALGVLNELYQAGGFSWATLVVIIGYPVYFVVRKYLTTDHLGGLWLDMALMLPVAWWFVQSGEQGFAVLDVHPKLYGLIPMLGLISASALVSYIIASRLLAFSLFGLLSYVEPVLLLAVALLLGEGIQGGQWLTYIPIWLAVMVLVYEGFKHLVRQHRA; from the coding sequence GTGTCTAAAGGTGTGGTGTTATCGGTCTTGGCCTCGGTGTTGTTTGCCGTGATGTATTACTTCACGTCACTGCTCACACCGTTGAGTGGTCTGGAGATTTTCGGCTGGCGCATGTTGCTTACAGTACCTTGCATGACGGTGTTCATGATCGTCAGCGGCGAGTGGCGGCGGGTGTGGGAACTGTTGCGGATATTGGCGGCCAAGCCGCGCCTGATCGCCGGGGTGCTGGTGTCTTCTGCCTTGCTCGGCGTGCAACTGTGGCTGTTTATGTGGGCGCCGCTGAATGGGCGCAGCCTGGACGTGTCCGTTGGGTACTTCCTGCTGCCGCTGACCATGGTGCTCACCGGGCGCCTGGTCTACGGCGAGCGGTTGTCACGGTTGCAACAGATCGCTGTGGTGTTTGCCGCGCTGGGCGTACTGAACGAGTTGTATCAGGCTGGTGGTTTTTCCTGGGCAACGCTGGTGGTGATCATCGGCTACCCGGTGTATTTCGTGGTGCGCAAATACCTGACCACCGACCATTTGGGCGGGCTGTGGCTGGATATGGCGCTGATGCTGCCGGTGGCTTGGTGGTTTGTTCAGAGCGGTGAACAGGGCTTTGCTGTGCTCGATGTGCATCCCAAGCTATACGGGTTGATTCCGATGCTGGGCTTGATCAGCGCTTCGGCGCTGGTGAGCTACATTATTGCCAGTCGCTTGCTGGCCTTCAGTCTGTTCGGGCTGCTGAGCTACGTAGAACCGGTGCTGCTGCTGGCGGTGGCTCTGCTGTTGGGCGAAGGCATCCAAGGCGGGCAATGGCTGACCTATATCCCGATCTGGCTGGCGGTGATGGTACTGGTGTATGAAGGGTTCAAACATCTAGTGCGTCAGCACCGAGCTTGA